From the genome of Nocardia sp. NBC_01503, one region includes:
- a CDS encoding response regulator transcription factor has protein sequence MSMRILVVDDDRAVRESLRRSLTFNGYTVDLAVDGLDALEKTTSQRPDALVLDVMMPRMDGLEVCRRLRSTGDDLPILVLTARDSVSERVAGLDAGADDYLPKPFALEELLARLRALLRRTTVDQGEVSETMTFADLSLDPVTREVLRAERPISLTRTEFSLLEMLMANPRRVLTRSRILEEVWGYDFPTSGNALEVYIGYLRRKTEAEGEPRLIHTVRGVGYVLRETPP, from the coding sequence GTGTCCATGCGCATTCTGGTAGTCGACGACGACCGCGCGGTCCGGGAATCGCTGCGTCGCTCGCTGACCTTCAACGGCTACACCGTCGACCTCGCCGTCGACGGTCTCGACGCCCTCGAGAAGACAACCAGTCAGCGGCCCGATGCCCTGGTACTCGACGTGATGATGCCTCGAATGGATGGGCTCGAGGTATGCCGGCGGCTCCGCAGCACCGGTGACGATCTGCCGATTCTGGTGCTCACGGCACGGGATTCGGTCTCCGAGCGCGTCGCCGGATTGGACGCCGGGGCCGATGACTATCTACCCAAGCCGTTCGCGCTCGAGGAGTTGCTGGCGCGACTACGCGCACTGCTGCGCCGCACCACGGTGGATCAGGGCGAGGTCTCCGAGACCATGACCTTCGCGGACCTGTCGCTGGACCCGGTCACCCGCGAGGTGCTGCGCGCCGAGCGCCCGATCAGCTTGACCCGCACCGAGTTCTCGCTGCTGGAGATGCTGATGGCCAATCCGCGCCGGGTGCTCACCCGCAGCCGCATTCTCGAAGAGGTGTGGGGCTACGACTTTCCCACCTCCGGTAACGCGCTCGAGGTGTACATCGGCTATCTGCGCCGCAAGACCGAGGCAGAGGGTGAGCCGCGACTCATCCACACCGTGCGTGGCGTCGGCTACGTACTGCGCGAGACCCCGCCGTAG